ATTTTGGCTTTATCTTCACTATTTAAGATCACCATCACGTCTTTACCTTGCTTTCCTTCAGTAATATACCTGAAATAAACATACAGACCATCTTCAGGAACAAATTGCATCATTTTTCCAGTTTGCAGTGCTTCACTCTTCGTACGGTAAACAGCCAGTTTACTTACATAATTCCAGGCTTCATTTTCTTGTGGCGTACGTCCGGCAGCCGTAAACTTATCTTTGGTATCCCCTTTCCATCCACCCGGGAAATCTGAACGGACCAAACCATCAGGATCAGAAAAATTCTTCATCAGAATTTCTGTTCCATAATACAGTTGAGGAATACCGCGCATCGTCAATAAAACCGCCATACCCGATTTATACTTGTTCATATCTTCCTGGATCATCGAATAAAAACGGCTCATATCATGGTTATCCCAATAGATAACGTTGCGCGTTGGATCCTGATACAGGAAATCTTGTGAAATCACATTATATAATCTGAAGATACCATCTGTCCAGCCATTTTTGCTATTTAAAGCTTCATAAACAGCACTTTTCATCATATTATCAGTTACACCCGGTAAATGCGTATCAAAACCTCTGTTCACTGTATTTCCTTGCGTGAAATAAGCTTGTGAGGCTACTGAATTTACCAGAGTCTCGCCGAAAATAGATAAAGAAGGAAATTCAGCTTTCAATTTTAAAGCCCAGTCAGCCATATATTCCGGATCATTATAAGCATAAGTATCCAGCCTTAACCCATCAATTCCAGCATACTCTATCCACCAGATATGGTTTTGAGTAAGGTAATTCTGTACATAAGGGTTTCTTTCATTCAAATCAGGCATACTGGGTACAAACCAGCCGTCCAGTTGTTTTTTTCTATCTGCTGCTGAAGCATGCGGATCCATGACCGGTTCATCGCGGTAGCTCGTTTGTGTATAAGCCGGCCATTGATTCACCCAGTCTTTCATTGGCATATCTTTAAAGATCCAGTGTCCTGTTCCAATATGATTATGCACAATATCTTTAATAACTTTCATGCCTTTAGCATGTACCTTGTCCACATAAGTTTTATACAAGGCATTTGTTCCGTAACGCGGATCAATTTTATAATGATCAGTTACGGCATAACCATGATAAGACGCTGAGGCCATATCATTTTCTATTTCTGGTGTCATCCAGATCGTGGTCACTCCTGTTGCTTTTAAATAATCCAGGTGATTGATCACCCCCTGGATATCTCCTCCATGACGGTAGTACATAGAATCACGGTTCATCTTGGTTTCTGCGAGCCCTTTAACTACGTCATTTGATGGATCTCCATTGGAGAAGCGGTCAGGCATCAGCAAATAAATAAAGTCTTTATTGGTGACCCCCTGAATTCTTGAAGCAGACTGATCTCTGTTTTTCAGTTCATAACTATACTCCGATACTTTCTTTCCTTTATCCATAAAAGAGATTGGAAATTTACCTGCCTTAGCTTCCGCAGTAATCTCCAGATCAATAAACAGATAATTCGGGTTCTCTACCTGATGCACTTCTATTAATTTTACCCCGGGATAATTCAACTGTACTTTATAGTCAGTTATATTTTTGCCATGAACCAAGAGCTGGAGCTTTGGGTTTTTCATTCCTGCCCACCAGAACATTGGTTCTACATGGTCCAGTTTTACCTGTGCCCATGCATTTGCAGTAAACAGAACAAATAGTACAATTAATAGTTTCTTCATTTTTAAGAGTTGAGGATCGAATTTGTAAAACGGGATTAACGAATGAAATGCCCTGAATCATCATCAGGGCATTCCGGTATTTTTATTGTTTAATAATTGTGTACGTATAACTACCCGGCACACTCAAGTTCAGAGTGATCTTATAATTACCCGCAGCAGCTACAGGAATGTTATCACCTCCATATTTTAAATGGCCATCGGCAGGCTTGTTATCACCGAAATTAATCGTATAGTTACCATTGGCCCTGAACTTAAGTTCACCGGCCGATAAAACTTTGGTTACCGTCCAGACTTTATTTGCTGCATCGTAAGTCATCGGGGTTTCATTGTCCCATGATCCGGTTGCATCGCCAATAACTGCCCAAACCGTTTTGGTAGCTGTCCAGGTTAATCCTTTAGTATCCGCTTTCAGTAAATAATAACCAGCACCTGCAACTTTAAGATTATCACCTGACCCTGCGATAAACGTACCAGGGCTTAAAGTACCATAATTGATGTGGTTAAAATCAGGAGCAGAAGTAAATTTAAACTCATTGCTGGCATCTGGCAGATTGATATAGCCTTCATATTGCTGATCGTCTTTAACAGAAGCGATCGTTACTGCTGTTGCACCCGACCAGTTGGAATAAGCACCGATCACGTATAATACCGGGGTTAACTTGATAACCTGGTATGGCGTAACCACAACCGGAGTAATACCAGAATAAGCAGGTGCATAAGCATCACCAATACTCGCTTTAATCCGGATTTCAAGTTTACCGGCCACATCAGGCTTAAAACCCATTTGAACTAATATAGTATTCAATTCTACAACAGTAAATGTTTTAGTCAGAACCTGCGCTAAAGCAATCTCTACTGGTTTTGCGAAATTCTTTCCTGCACTATCCAGCTGCACGGTGTAAGATACACCCGCATTGTAACCAAATGAAGAGGCAGTCCAGTTCAATACCGTCGCTGGTTGCGCAGAATTGGCCACCGTCAAGACCAGGTTATTTTGTGAAGACGTTAAAACTGGTGCAGTACCAGTACTGGCCACCACTTTAGTTTCATCCTTTTTACATGACACAAATAAAAGCAGGAACAAACTATAGACCATGCTTTTGATAAATAATGATTTCATCTCTATAATAGATTTTAAATTAATAACCAGGATTTTGAGTCAGATTAGGATTGGAGATTAAATCTGCCGATGGCAATGGGAAAATACTACGTGTTGATTCTGTACCACGTCCAGCTTTAACACCCCCTTTATAAGGCCATAGATAAGAAGCATCAGTAAATTTGCCAAAACGTACCAGATCTGTACGTCTGTAACCTTCCCAGAAAAACTCTTTAGCTCTTTCAGCTAAGATATTATCCAAAGTCAATGAGGATACGTTTCCTGAATCATTACCATAAGCACGGTGACGTAAAAGGTTAACGTAAGTAACAGCCTGGCTCAATGAACCACTACCACCACGTAAAACAGCTTCAGCATAATTCAGGTAAGCTTCAGGTAAACGGAATAAAGGAAAATCTATAGAACAGAAAGTCCCGTTGTTTGAAGGCGCAGTAACATTTGCCTTGTTCACGTTTCTGAACTTTATAGCACGTAAACCATCAGTAAACACACCCACGTCATCATTCGCAACTTTATCACCAAAAAACATCGCTCTGGAATCCGGATTAGTAGTAAAAGCACCAGTAATACCAAATATAGCAGGTAACGTTGAGCGCGTACGAATACCACCCCAGCCACCACTTGGAACACCAAAATTCGCAGGGTTCATATCACCATTGATAGAAGCATTGGTCAGGAAAGTTGTCCCTCCAAAATTCTGAGTCAGCAAACCATCATAGTTGATAGACAAGATCACTTCAGGATTATTCAGATTATTATCAGCAAGAAATAGATTTTTGTATACAGGATTTAATGAATATCCAGCTCCGATTACTTTACTCGCATAAGCAGCAGCCTCTGTATTTTTAGCTGTTCCTGTATAAACTGAAGCATTCAGATAAACGCGGGACAATAATATCTGGTCCGCTCCTTTTGTTACTCTTCCATAGTCACTAGTAGCTGGTAACTCAGATTCTATCGCTAACAATTCACTTTCCACATATTTAAATAAATCTGCACGTTTGATTTGCTGAGGGGCAACTTTACCAATCTCATTTGCTTCTGTAATAAATGGAGGATTACCATAAAGATCCATTAATACCCAGTATTGGTAAGCACGTAAAAATCTTGCTTCTGCTCTGTAAGCTGTAATATTCGTGGCATCTGCGCCAGTGATATTACGGGAAGCCAGTTTATCAGGTGTACTTTCACGTAAAAACTCATTGATTACAGTGATCTGGTATAAACTTCTTGTATATAAACCACGAAGGATCACATTATCTGAAGTGTAAGTCTGAAAATTTAAGTCATAAACTCCAGGATCATTCCAAACACAAATTCCCTCATCGGAAGTTAGTTCCTGGGCATTCCAGTATAAACGAATAAAATCTGAGGCACCAGCGTCAATACCACCAAGGTCACTGCTTCCTGAACCGCCACCACCAGTGGTCGCAAAACTTCCGTAGATCTTAGCCAGAACCTGTTTGTACCCATCCGGAGTAGAATAAGCTACATCCGAGATGATATCATTAGTTGGCTTTAAGTTCAGGTCTTTTTTACAAGACGAAAAGGTAGCCAGTAATACGGCAGTTGCCGCAAATATTTTAAATAGATTTTTCATGAGTATGAAATTTTATTTTATCTGTTATGTGCTTAAAACCCTACGTTAAGACCTAAACTATACGTTCTTGGTCTTGGATATAAATTATAATCTATACCAGTAGTGCTCTCCGGATCAATCCCTTTATACTTAGAGATTATAAATACATTCTGAACGTTTGCGGTAATACGCAGATTTGCTTTAGAATTTGGTGACAAGCGGCCAAAATTATAAGCAAGACCAGCATTATCCATTTTCAGGAAAGAAGCATTGTGAATATAATAATCACTCAGGTATTGGTTATTTGTAAAGTTCGTATCGAAAAATGTGCTGCTTGCATTATTAATTAATCCACTAGGGCTCAACACATTCCTATTCACACCAAGATTAGAAGAAACATTATCATAGATATAGTTACCGATATTACCACGTAACACTGTACTCAATGTTAATTTTTTATAACTGAATGAAGTTGTGAAGCCTAAAATAAATTTAGGTACAGGAGATTTGTCAAAGTACCTATCCTGATCATTCACGATACCATCATTGTTCAGGTCAGCATACACGCCTTCAATAGGTTTTCCCTGCGCATTGTAAACCTGCTTATAAACAAAGAAAGAACCAGGATTGTAATTAGCAGCATTCCATTTCAGCGTAGTACCAGTTGCGCCTGTAATATCTCCGGCACCCACCTTAAAGTTAGGATCCGGATTTAAGCTTAAATTGGTTACTTTATTTTTATTGTAAGTAAAGTTAAAGCCCATATCCCACTTCACATCATCCGTTTTAATAATACCAACGTTGATACTAGCTTCAATACCTTTATTTTCCATGTTACCTACATTAGTTACCAATTGATTGCTAAAGTTCGTTCCAACCGCAATAGGCACCAGACTTAATAAATCCTTAGTCTTTTTGTAGTACACGTCTACACTACCATAAACTCTTCCGCCAAATAATCCATAATCAATCCCAGCGTTATAAGTCGTAGACGTTTCCCATTTCAGGTCTTTATCATATTGTATCGGCGTGAACATATGGTAAAACTGGTTTCCTATCTGGTACTGCGCTTCATTTACACTGGTATAGTAATTAGGCAGATAAGTATAATTACCAAAACCATCCTGCTGACCAGTCACCCCGTAACTTAAACGAAGTTTCAAATCAGAAAACACTTTACTGTCTTTCAGGAATGACTCATCAATTGCTCTCCAGGTAAATCCTGCTGATGGAAAATATCCCCATCTTCCTGCTTCACTAAATTTCGAAGACCCATCCGCACGCATTGTTCCTGACAAAATATACTTATCATCAAAAGTGTATACTAAACGTCCATAATATGATAATAATCGATTTTGCTGTCTGTCAAAAGGAAATACAGGTACTTTTTGTACATTCCCAACTGCGTTATAGTCAGTAAAATTATAGGTCGTAGTAGAATTCTCGTAGAAGCCATATCCCGCAGTTGCATTAATATTACTTCTGATGTCTTTCAAATCTTTAACATAACTAAAGAAAGCTTCAGCTACTTTGTTATGTTGAACAGCCTCATATTGTGTAGCTGTTCCTAAAGTTGCATTACTTTGTGCAGCATAGGCAGGGACCCTTACCGTTCCGTACCCTTTAGAAACATCGTATCCACCATTTACGTTGAAATGCAATTCAGGTAAGAAATGAAAAGAATAGTCCAGTCTTAAATTACCAAAACTTCTGTCCGCTTTACCATTATTCTGTTTTTCTTCAATTAATCCCAGTGGATTTTTAGGTGCATTAGGATTCAATTGTCCAGTAGAACCGATCCATTCATAATAGCCACCATACGCATTGTTTGCATATACTGGTTGTGTAGGGTCAAACGAAATTGCATTAGATACCGCATCTGTATTTGCAAAACGTGTTTCACTTAACGATCCTTTTAAGTTTAAATCAACTTTCAGATGATTATCAAAGAAAGTAGGATTTAATGTAATTCCGGCAGTAGCCCTTGTCATACGATCGGTACGTAATAAACCTTTCTGATCAAGGTAACCACCAGAAATCCTGTAAGGGACTTTTTTAAAGCTTCCGGAAATACTTAAATTATTATCTGTTGTGAATGCATTGTTATAAATTACATTCTGCCAGTCTGTATTAGCTGTTCCCAACAATGCTTTCTGAGCAGCAGTACCATTCGCGTTTACATAATCACGAATCTGATCCGCACTTAATACGCTGACCTTTTTTGCCACAGTTGCATAAGAGTTCACAGTACTGAAATCAATTGAAAGTTCACCAGATTTACCTTTTTTAGTGGTGATCAGAATAACTCCGTTTGAAGCTCTTGATCCGTAAATTGCAGTTGCGTTCGCATCCTTCAATACGGTAAAAGTTTCAATGTCATTTGGGTTAATTAAGCTTAAAGGATTACTAACACCTGCTATCACATTACCACTTACCGCACCAACGGTCAGATTGTTTCCAAAAGGAACACCGTCAATAACGATCAAAGGATCATTACTTGCAGTCAGAGAAGCGCCGCCACGAATACGGATCACACTTCCTGATCCTGGCTGTCCTCCATTGGATACAATAGATACACCAGCAACTTTACCTGCAATTAACTGCTCAGGAGAAGTAATGTTACCTGCCTGGAAGTCTTTGGAGCTTACTGTAGTAATTGATCCCGTCAGGTCTTTTTTCTGTGAAGTACCATAACCGATTACGACTACTTCATTTAAGTTCTGTGCATCTGGCTTCAGCGAGAAATTTGCTACTGTATTTCCCTTTACTGTAACGTTAAGATCAAGAGAGCTGTAGCCAATATAGCTTGCCGTTAAGGTAACCGGACCATTAGGTACACCAACGATTTTGAAGTTACCATTGGCATCCGTACTAGCGCTTCTGCCCTGGCCTTTAACCAGTACCGAAGCTCCCGGAAGTCCAAGACCGGTTTCATCAATAATTTTACCAGTTATTGCACCGGTTTGTGCTTGTACTGCCAATGCTGATATAGTTAAAACCAATAGCAAACAGTACCTCATCACGTAAAATACTTTCATATTTAATAACTTATTTAGGTTATATATTTGGATAATATAGACTGTGTATCACACACATCGTAAATTTACATTCGAGGATCATATTTCAAAATTTAATATCAAATAATTTTTTAACACAATATTTAATATTACAAAAAGACCAAAATACCTTAATAAATTCTACGTGTTTTTCCAACGCACACCTCCAAAACACTAAATCAAAAAACTGTAAATCAACAATTTAGCTCTGATTCAAACCTAATAAAAGTGTTTTTTTTACACTAAGTCTTTTTCAGATGAATTTCCGGGAACGATACCGGGAACGTTCCCGAAGTAAAGGAACCTTATTAACAATGGCGACAGGAAAAAAAACTTAAATTCTGCGTATTTCCGGAGAACCCAGGAAATTTCTGCTTAAAAAGTCTCGATTTAGTAATAGAAATTTAACGTTTTTTTAACGGCAGAACAGCGGTAGAATTCCGCTTCATTAATTTAGAGTCAAGTACTATTTTTTCATTGACATTTACCGACTCCGGGTGTTCCAGCATCTTGAATAAAAGCGATGCTGCCTCCACCCCTATCGTTGTAGCCGGCTGAGTCACCGTCGTTAAAGAAGGGTTAAGCAACGGCGCTATTTCCAGGCTTGAAAAACCCACCACTTTCACCTGATCAGGGATAGTAATTTCCAGATCATGACAAGCATAATAAGTGGCAAATGCCAGACGCTCAACCGAAGTAAAGACCCCATCCGGCTTCAGCCTTTTGAACATATCCTTCAGAATTACATTATTCCGTTTATAACTATTCGTGCAATCCACGATCAGCCTGTCATCAAAAGGGATATTATATTTTTCAAGTGCATCCAGATAACCCTGCATCCTGGTTTTACCAATCGATAAGTTCTTATTGATAACCAGGCACGCGATCCGTTCACAGCCCTGCTTAATTAAATGCTGAACCGCCGAAAAGCTACTGTCATAGTCATTGGTGATCACCCTTGGTGTAATAATATCTTCATAAACCCGGTCAAAGAAAACCAGTGGTAACCGCTGCTGATTCAGCTCATTCAGATAATTATGATCATTCGCCTCTCCCGATACCGACATAATAATCCCATCTGCGCGCCCATTGTGTAAATGCCTGATAAAAGATACTTCTTTCTCATAATCATCATCTGTAGCATAGATCAGAATATGGTACCCCTTAGCTCTGGCTACGCCTTCAATCCCATGAATTACCTGTGAAAAGAAATGATTGGCTAATTCGGGAACAATAACTGCGATCGTTTTACTGCGCTGTTCCCTTAAATTGCTTGCATAATGATTCGGCTGATAATTCAGCTCTTTAGCCGCAGTCAGAATCTTATCCTTCGTTTCTTTGCTAATATCACTATTATCCCGAAAAGCCCTGGAAACAGTTGAAGTCGATAAATTAAGCGCTTTCGCCAGTTCTTTGATATTGATATTACGCATCTACGCTTTTGCAATTATTTTTTACAGCGTAAATATAACCGAAAATCAGTAACCTCTCCTAATTTAAATAGAGTTGCCCTACCTGAGTCCTCTCTTTTCAGAGGACAGCGCACCAGTCCATTATCTGACGATATAGCTACCAGAAATAAGTCAAAAAAAGAGCCTGAATACACCTGTTGCAACTCATTGACAATCAATGCACTAGACCTACCTTGTTCAGACGTCATTCGGAGAGCTTTCACAGGCCCTTCAAACTTCACCCAATCGCTATCGAATAACAACTAAACTAAAGGTGAATTATTTTTTAAACAAAAATTATTTACTACACTATTGTTTAATATTTACGTATATTGTTGAAACTAACCAAACAAGATTATGGCAATTTTACAGGAAGGCTCTTTATTAGCAGGTATCAGAGGAAGAATAGGAAATATTGTGATTTATGAATGGAAGAATAAGATATGTGCCCGCACATTACCTGCAAAGCAACATAAAAAAAAGGTTAGGACTATCCCTCAGCAGGCACAAAACGGCAAAATGAAGGTATTAACCCCCTTTTTAAAAAATGTTAAGCCATTCCTGAGAACAGGATTCAAACATATAGCAGAAGAGCGGAACATTACTGCAAACAATGCCGCCAAATCTGTTAATCTGCTGCATGCAATTAAGGGAGAATTCCCGAACCAGGAAATAAACTGGAACGCTGTGTTAGTCGCAGACGGAGCACTGCTGAAACCCGAAAACGTAAAGGTCAACGTATCTGAAAACGCCTTTAACTTCACCTGGGATCAGGATATTACAGCTACAGGTAATCCAAACGACCGTACTATCATTTTATTATACAACAAAAAATTCGGGCGTGTGCATGCTAATTACAGCGGTGCACAAAGAGATGAACTCAGCCACAATTTTCCCATGAAACCCGGTTATATCAAAGATAACACTTATGAAGTATTCATCGCTTTTAAAGACATCATGAGTGACGAAGTTTCTAAAAGCGTGTATTGCGGAAGATTCACAAATTAAATTACCAGAACAGTATCACAGCCTGATCGTAGTGAGCAGGCAGTTCCTATCAAATACCATATTCCGCTAATCTTTCCAGCCGGTCAGGTATTCCTATTATCTATCCTGGCCATCCTGAATAACTATCCCTACAGGCAATCCTACCATAACTATCCCTACCTAGAATCCTACCTAACCATCCTGCCACCCCCCACTACAAATATGGAGATACCAGAAAAAAAAGCAATATACCAATGTGAGGACATTCATTCCGAGCCCTCTTCGGGCGAAGGCAATGTCGGCCGAACATGGTTATATTGCTTTTTTTTCGGATCGGAGGAACGACTTATTTATCCCACTTCCACTCCCCAGCAATCTTTAGCGGCTCCTCTAACTTATTCTGTCTCAAAAACCCTTTCAAATCCTCATCAGACTGTTTTCCAACCGGAAGCACCTTCGTATTAGCCAACCCATAAGTCAACATTGCACTATACCTGACCGTATTCTTCAAACCCTGCTCATCAACCAACTTGAAACTATCCCCATCAGAATGATAAAACTGTCCCGAATGATTAGGCAGTTCCCCACCAGCACCACCAC
The DNA window shown above is from Pedobacter cryoconitis and carries:
- a CDS encoding glycoside hydrolase family 13 protein; this encodes MKKLLIVLFVLFTANAWAQVKLDHVEPMFWWAGMKNPKLQLLVHGKNITDYKVQLNYPGVKLIEVHQVENPNYLFIDLEITAEAKAGKFPISFMDKGKKVSEYSYELKNRDQSASRIQGVTNKDFIYLLMPDRFSNGDPSNDVVKGLAETKMNRDSMYYRHGGDIQGVINHLDYLKATGVTTIWMTPEIENDMASASYHGYAVTDHYKIDPRYGTNALYKTYVDKVHAKGMKVIKDIVHNHIGTGHWIFKDMPMKDWVNQWPAYTQTSYRDEPVMDPHASAADRKKQLDGWFVPSMPDLNERNPYVQNYLTQNHIWWIEYAGIDGLRLDTYAYNDPEYMADWALKLKAEFPSLSIFGETLVNSVASQAYFTQGNTVNRGFDTHLPGVTDNMMKSAVYEALNSKNGWTDGIFRLYNVISQDFLYQDPTRNVIYWDNHDMSRFYSMIQEDMNKYKSGMAVLLTMRGIPQLYYGTEILMKNFSDPDGLVRSDFPGGWKGDTKDKFTAAGRTPQENEAWNYVSKLAVYRTKSEALQTGKMMQFVPEDGLYVYFRYITEGKQGKDVMVILNSEDKAKILDTSRFAERMKNTSSAINVISGEKINTVKNISVPAKTTLVLELN
- a CDS encoding SusE domain-containing protein is translated as MKSLFIKSMVYSLFLLLFVSCKKDETKVVASTGTAPVLTSSQNNLVLTVANSAQPATVLNWTASSFGYNAGVSYTVQLDSAGKNFAKPVEIALAQVLTKTFTVVELNTILVQMGFKPDVAGKLEIRIKASIGDAYAPAYSGITPVVVTPYQVIKLTPVLYVIGAYSNWSGATAVTIASVKDDQQYEGYINLPDASNEFKFTSAPDFNHINYGTLSPGTFIAGSGDNLKVAGAGYYLLKADTKGLTWTATKTVWAVIGDATGSWDNETPMTYDAANKVWTVTKVLSAGELKFRANGNYTINFGDNKPADGHLKYGGDNIPVAAAGNYKITLNLSVPGSYTYTIIKQ
- a CDS encoding RagB/SusD family nutrient uptake outer membrane protein — its product is MKNLFKIFAATAVLLATFSSCKKDLNLKPTNDIISDVAYSTPDGYKQVLAKIYGSFATTGGGGSGSSDLGGIDAGASDFIRLYWNAQELTSDEGICVWNDPGVYDLNFQTYTSDNVILRGLYTRSLYQITVINEFLRESTPDKLASRNITGADATNITAYRAEARFLRAYQYWVLMDLYGNPPFITEANEIGKVAPQQIKRADLFKYVESELLAIESELPATSDYGRVTKGADQILLSRVYLNASVYTGTAKNTEAAAYASKVIGAGYSLNPVYKNLFLADNNLNNPEVILSINYDGLLTQNFGGTTFLTNASINGDMNPANFGVPSGGWGGIRTRSTLPAIFGITGAFTTNPDSRAMFFGDKVANDDVGVFTDGLRAIKFRNVNKANVTAPSNNGTFCSIDFPLFRLPEAYLNYAEAVLRGGSGSLSQAVTYVNLLRHRAYGNDSGNVSSLTLDNILAERAKEFFWEGYRRTDLVRFGKFTDASYLWPYKGGVKAGRGTESTRSIFPLPSADLISNPNLTQNPGY
- a CDS encoding SusC/RagA family TonB-linked outer membrane protein, producing MKVFYVMRYCLLLVLTISALAVQAQTGAITGKIIDETGLGLPGASVLVKGQGRSASTDANGNFKIVGVPNGPVTLTASYIGYSSLDLNVTVKGNTVANFSLKPDAQNLNEVVVIGYGTSQKKDLTGSITTVSSKDFQAGNITSPEQLIAGKVAGVSIVSNGGQPGSGSVIRIRGGASLTASNDPLIVIDGVPFGNNLTVGAVSGNVIAGVSNPLSLINPNDIETFTVLKDANATAIYGSRASNGVILITTKKGKSGELSIDFSTVNSYATVAKKVSVLSADQIRDYVNANGTAAQKALLGTANTDWQNVIYNNAFTTDNNLSISGSFKKVPYRISGGYLDQKGLLRTDRMTRATAGITLNPTFFDNHLKVDLNLKGSLSETRFANTDAVSNAISFDPTQPVYANNAYGGYYEWIGSTGQLNPNAPKNPLGLIEEKQNNGKADRSFGNLRLDYSFHFLPELHFNVNGGYDVSKGYGTVRVPAYAAQSNATLGTATQYEAVQHNKVAEAFFSYVKDLKDIRSNINATAGYGFYENSTTTYNFTDYNAVGNVQKVPVFPFDRQQNRLLSYYGRLVYTFDDKYILSGTMRADGSSKFSEAGRWGYFPSAGFTWRAIDESFLKDSKVFSDLKLRLSYGVTGQQDGFGNYTYLPNYYTSVNEAQYQIGNQFYHMFTPIQYDKDLKWETSTTYNAGIDYGLFGGRVYGSVDVYYKKTKDLLSLVPIAVGTNFSNQLVTNVGNMENKGIEASINVGIIKTDDVKWDMGFNFTYNKNKVTNLSLNPDPNFKVGAGDITGATGTTLKWNAANYNPGSFFVYKQVYNAQGKPIEGVYADLNNDGIVNDQDRYFDKSPVPKFILGFTTSFSYKKLTLSTVLRGNIGNYIYDNVSSNLGVNRNVLSPSGLINNASSTFFDTNFTNNQYLSDYYIHNASFLKMDNAGLAYNFGRLSPNSKANLRITANVQNVFIISKYKGIDPESTTGIDYNLYPRPRTYSLGLNVGF
- a CDS encoding LacI family DNA-binding transcriptional regulator, translating into MRNINIKELAKALNLSTSTVSRAFRDNSDISKETKDKILTAAKELNYQPNHYASNLREQRSKTIAVIVPELANHFFSQVIHGIEGVARAKGYHILIYATDDDYEKEVSFIRHLHNGRADGIIMSVSGEANDHNYLNELNQQRLPLVFFDRVYEDIITPRVITNDYDSSFSAVQHLIKQGCERIACLVINKNLSIGKTRMQGYLDALEKYNIPFDDRLIVDCTNSYKRNNVILKDMFKRLKPDGVFTSVERLAFATYYACHDLEITIPDQVKVVGFSSLEIAPLLNPSLTTVTQPATTIGVEAASLLFKMLEHPESVNVNEKIVLDSKLMKRNSTAVLPLKKR
- a CDS encoding DUF6266 family protein, with amino-acid sequence MAILQEGSLLAGIRGRIGNIVIYEWKNKICARTLPAKQHKKKVRTIPQQAQNGKMKVLTPFLKNVKPFLRTGFKHIAEERNITANNAAKSVNLLHAIKGEFPNQEINWNAVLVADGALLKPENVKVNVSENAFNFTWDQDITATGNPNDRTIILLYNKKFGRVHANYSGAQRDELSHNFPMKPGYIKDNTYEVFIAFKDIMSDEVSKSVYCGRFTN